The genomic region tgagcagggagtccgatgcgggactcgatcccgggactccaggatcatgacctgagccgaaggcagtcgcttaaccaactgagccactcaggcgccctggtcATTTCTATTATATGAATAAACCTTGTCAGTAGAAGGGCAGACTCATGGTAGTGAATCAGTGAATGAACGTGTGTGTGTTACTTTATctatgaaagagagagcagggataCATGAGCGCCTCAAACACAGACTTAAGTGGATCGCTCCCTTTCATATATGTAAGGCTACTACTGAAAAACAGAAGAGGACTGAAGTTGTTTATTTTACTGAAGAAAAGTGGGAACCATTTTTCTTAAGATACAACTCTTCCcaaccttttcttcttctttttgacttcttaaaatacagtgaaaacattacaacattttcatattctttccacTGATCTGGATGATCCTTTGCTTTCCAGCCATAAAACTTGACTGCAATCCAGTGCCATGTAACGAGCTCCTCTTGCTGGCTCTGTTCTTTAGTCCTGAGTAGGGTGCTTGACTGTCCCATATTCTGCAAGACCCCTGGGAACAGACACACCAATCGGTTGGTCACCCTGACCCTGGTCACCCTGACCCTGAGTATGTTACATTGTAGGgatggggctgggagggtggcGTGAGAAGGGAGGATGCTGATGGAAAGGTGAATTCCTGAGGTGTGAAGAGACAGTTTTTTCTTCTGAAGAATGTTTACTATGgctaagaaaataggaaaatcagTAAGCCAGTGTCTGTGTGCTGAGGAATGAATCAGAGCTTGCTGCATTAGACCTGAGTATTAAACGGATCTCTGTGTTTGGTCCTGCATTCTTCATACCTATAGTAGAAGACAAATGGGGTTATGAGAGGATACCATAATGATTCTGAGCCTTCCCTAAACATGGAACAGTCTGCTGTCAGTGGGTTTTGGTCCTAAGTACACTCTTTCCTGCTCTGGGAAACCTTATCTTAGCAAGGGGAGATGTgaacatttttaccttttttttttttttttaagattttatttatttgagagagcgagtgagcgagcacaagcagggagagctgtagagggagagggagaagcagactccctgctgagcagggagcccaacacggggctcgatcctgggaccccaggaccatgacctgagccaaaggcagaccctcaaccaactgagccatccaggcatcccatatattaactttcaaatataagGCCTTTTTGCAGTTACAGAATACTTTAAACATTCTTTGTCTAGATCTATATTAATAGTTAGAGTAAAACTTCCTATAACATATCTGCTAAATCAATTTCAGGTTTTCCTTTTGCCTTGATGTCCCTTAGCGATCTTGTCTTTCTCCCCTTACTCTTGTTCTTGGTTTCTGACCTTACAGAGAAGTGTGGGAAATGGAACTGGATAGACTCAAGAATCAGGATGGTGAAATAAATCGGAACATTATGGAAGAGACAGAACGGGCCTGGAAGGCAGAGGTGAGAAGAGCTCTGTGTGGAAAGCCTTGATTTGGGGCTTCCAGATAGTAATTAATCTCTTTGGGTATAGTGTTATACCACTAAGCCATACAACTATTGTACTATATAGCCATAAGCATTTGTTTTAACTAGCTGGGGGGAAGCTTCGTATATGTACAATTAATaaagagactgtgtgtgtgtgtgtgtgtgtgtgtgtgtgtgtgtgtgtgtgtgtgtgtgtgtgtgtgtggtttcctTAGATCTTATCACTAGAGAGTCGGAAAGAGTTGCTGGTATTGAAactagaagaagcagaaaaagaggcAGAACTGCACCTTACTTACCTCAAGTAAGTACCCTCCCATCGCAGAGTTTTAATGGTCCTGCAGTTTGGTGttttcttggtgatttttttttttttttttttttttggtttggtttggttagtTTTTTGAAACCCAAGGCCCACTAGTCTGGCATTTACTCTGTCTTCTCAGAAATTTCAGGGCCACCTCTGTCTGCACAGTTGCCATTGTTCAGTCATTTCTCTTCCCATagtttatagttttgtatttttggttGTATTGGTTCCAGCTGGATAAACAATATCTCTTCTGGTGTCAAAGCATAACAAATATCTTTGGAGATTTGTTTCTCATAGagtcatttcttctctttctgccatGGAATCTGGAGGACCCCTGTGACATTTCCAGGCAGACAAAAGCCCTCTTTCTGTGGTTGGTCCTCTTTCCTAATAATTGACTTAAAAGATGCCAGAGTGAGAGTGAAGCACACAAACCCTGGCCTCCTCCTATACCTGTCTGACCTTTTCTCACCAGGACCCCTGACCAGCCACTGTCCTGCTATCTCAGAGAGTCAGGAGCTGGCCTTGCTCTAATTCTCTGAATTCCTGTTGGTTTCTTGAAAGGTCAACCCCCCCAACACTAGAGACAGTTCGTTCCAAACAGGAGTGGGAGACAAGGCTGAATGGAGTTCGGATGATGAAAAAGAATGTTCGGGTAAGTGTTGTACTGTGTGATCTTTGAGTCAGGGTTCAGGCTGTGCTTAAACCTGTGGTGACCGGAGGGACCTTGTACATCATCACTGAGGGCCTGCTCCACCCCTGCCTTTGCTCTCCTGATACTGGgtggtgctctctttctcaagagGCTTACTCAGCTCAGCAGAGAGGATaatctgctcctttctctcttttctaggACCAGTTTAACAGTCATATCCAGTTGGTGAGGAACGGAGCCAAGCTAAGCAGCCTTCCTCAAATCCCTACTCCCACTTTGCCTCCACCCCCATCAGAGGTGAGAGGACTGGCATGGGAGAGTTTACCTTTCTGTGCTGGTGGCACAGCCAGAGTCTTCTGCTTGTTCCTTTTATGAAGAGATTGGTTTTACTCCTggtattatttattataacattattattggccattattattattgatctTATTTGGCATAAGAATTGCTCACTGATTTCCGCTCCAGATTCGtaaactttcattttcttcctttctctcttgtcCTCCACCTCTCTTGCTCTGCAGACAGACTTCATGCTTCAGGTGTTTCAGCCAaatccctctctgcctcctcgGATGCCCTTCTCCATTGGGCAGGTCACAGTGCCCATGGTTATGCCCAGCGCAGATCCCCGCTCCTTGTCTTTCCCAATCCTAAACCCTGCCCTTTCCCAGCCCAGCCAGCCTTCCCCGCCCCTTCCTGGCTCCCATGGGAGAAACAGCCCTGGCTTGGGTTCCCTCGTTGGCCCCCACGGTCCACACATGCCCCCTGCTGCCTCCATCCCGCCTCCCCCAGGCTTGGGCGGTGTTAAGGCTTCTGCTGAAACTCCCCGGCCCCAACCAGTAGACAAACTGGAGAAGATCCTGGAGAAGCTACTGACTCGCTTCCCACAATGCAATAAGTAAGTATCTTTCAGGACtaatttaaaagctttaaaaaaaaaaaagtgtcagagaAATATCTGTGGGTCAAAATAGGGGAAGTTTCCTGGAGATTTTTAACAAGGACAGcatagaatctctctctctcaacatgTGGCTGCTTAGGGCCCAGATGACCAACATTCTTCAGCAAATCAAGACCGCACGGACCACCATGGCAGGCCTGACCATGGAGGAACTGATGCAGTTGGTAGCGGCCCGCCTGGCCGAACACGAGCGGGTGGCAGCCAGTACCCAGGTGAGAGCTCAGACCTGCTCAGCTGTTGGGGAGGAGGCAGGTTTCAGAGGCACTGGGGGCGGCACACAGCACTGCAGCCAGGGGTCTCTAGCCTGCTTTCTTCCTTTGCTGCACTGGGAAAGAAgtggtttctttttgttatctgctCTGTCGCTCAGACTCTTTCCCCTTACTCTGACAATGTTTCTGCCCACAGCCACTCGGTCGGATCCGGGCCTTGTTCCCTGCTCCGCTGACCCAAATCAGTACCCCAATGTTCTTGCCTTCTGCCCAAGTTTCGTATCCTGGAAGGTCTTCACACGTAAggctctttttctttgaaaactggGTTGTGGAGAagctggggggtgaggagggaacAGGTTTACAGATGCAGTGCGGTGGCGGGGGGACAAAAAAAACACCCTCTCATCAGCTGGGTTGTTGGCGGCCCCAGCTGAGAAAATGCAGGTACTTCCGGCAAGAATCTGTAtttgaacttttctttcttttggtgtaaAAACCTTTTGCGACATGGAAATAGGAGATAGCATCATGGGCACAAGAGGCGAGGAGACCCAGAGGTTCCTTACTCTTTGGCCTTCCCTTCTGTGTCCTGCAGGCCCCAGCCACCTGTAAGCTGTGTCTCATGTGCCAGAAGCTTGTCCAGCCCAGTGAGCTGCATCCAATGGCATGCACCCATGTGCTGCACAAGGAGGTGGGTGCTAACAACCTTCCTTTCCACTctttgttttctgagtttttctcGAACGTGTTGCTGTGTTGATGCTCATCATTAATATCTCAACATGAGGTTTTCAGTAAGCTATGGCTTCAACAATCAACAGATTTCAGAATGCTGGCACCTAGGATCTCCTAGCTTCCTTTTACCCCATTCTCTTTAGGGGACTGGATAAGCAGTGCATCCTAGAGCACTGATAGGTCACTTTCTTGGAACACTGACAATAAGACATACATATCTAACCATTGTTTCGAATATAGCATTGTCAGGAGACTTTGCTGAGACAAGAAGAACGGAATAGGGAACCTGAATATGAGATTAGTAAATCCATTAACAGAATAGCTTGGAGGTCTGCCTGTTAGGGATTATCTTCACAAACTGACAGGTTATTCCTATCTTGGATTATGTTACCAGACAGAGTTAAGTCTCTCAGCAGCAGGGATGATTCCttctttactattttgttttgttcattttcatttttcaaaaggtaGAAACTGGATTTACGTCTAAATTCTTAGGAAAAAGGCTGAATAAGATTTGAGGGTGGTGGGTATTTGGAGTTGGGAGTGCATCTCAGCCTAAGTAGATCATGAGAAGGGGAAGGCCACCCCAGATATCCAACACAGAGCAGCTTCACACCATTCTTAGCTGATTGTTAATGTTCCCTCTAAAAAGAACAGGTTTCCCTGCTCTAAAGATTCTTTTGGGGGTAAGAGCCAATGAAATAGCCCATCTGGTCCCCATGGTAAGAGCCCTTCTGACTTAGTATGCGTTCCTCAGACCAGTGAATCTCAGTGGCAcactctcccctccttccctccatctttcCAGATAAACCTGagatatgtctttcttcctttccagtgtATCAAATTCTGGGCCCAGACCAACACAAATGACACTTGTCCCTTTTGTCCAACTCTTAAATGACGGACCTGactggggaggaagaagaggagaaactgATGTGAACAGGAAGCGCGGGTTCAAGATTTCTAAAACTCTATATTTATACAGTGACCTATACTCATGccatgtacatttttattatataggtAATGTGTGTATAGAAAGTCTGTATCCAAATGTTCGTAAATGAAAGTATGTATATTATGCAGAAATGGTCTCTCCCCCTCACCTTGCAATTCCTTCAGGGGATGCAGATTGTAGGTAAGATGATGTTTAGTTTGCCCTTGAAATTCATGATATCCTTGCCTGGGGCTGTTTTCAAGTACAATATAAAAACCATCTAGGAAGCTGCTGTTACCCTAAGGCCATCCTGCTTTGATTTGGCTCAGCCTCTAGTTCATTTTCTTAAGGCTCATGTATGCAGATTTGAACCCTGGTGCTCACCTGCTGTCCAACCAGATGCCTTGCTTACTGAAAGCCTACGGAAGTCTCAGTGTTGTTCTAGCCACTCGACTCCAAATGGATAAAATGAGACtgattgaggaaaaaaaaatgtaaccctAATAGTTTGAATTTTCATTGAATATTTTACTGTGTTAACGCTCATTATTTGCACATAGACATTAGGTTTACAGAATAGTCTGTTTTACATCAGCAAAATTCACAGTCCAAGAATACCAACATAATTGGGTCCCATTTCTCCCATGCCCCCCGAAAGCTTCTGTCCATCTGACTTCCTGGATAGTCCTCTGTTTAGAAACTAGCACAGCCCACAGATCTTTCCTGGGCCAAGCCATCCCTTGCTACCACTGACTTGGCTTCCGATCAAGCTCTGACAGACCAACCTTGTGAAGGCCTCACCTCTTCCCCTTCACTTCTGGTCTCCTGGTCAGTTAGTCCCCCTCCCCACTGAAGGTTAAGGCAGTTGGTTCACAACCAAGTTGTTTGGTGACCTTGGGTGAGCTCTAGGCAGGCACTGGTGTGAGGAGATGTCTGTGCAAAATTACTTGCAGAATGATGTTGGGATGccagattttaatttttgaagcaAGAAAATTATGGGGGACATGTTTCCTATCCTCGGAGAAATGGAGGCCAAAGTGACATGAAGGGGGGTTGGAGTTTAAGTTTAGAAGTCATTTGTTCTGTATAGGTAGCTGTCTAGAACGAGATCACTTTCCCACCTCTGCTTATTGAGCACTTCTGGTGTTTAGGATTACACCTGTGAAAGCTGTGAATCTATGAGAGCTTTGACTCTTTTCCTATCCTTTTATCTTTACTCCTACAGGAAATGGCttcagcttccttttcttttggattaaaCAAGGAAAAACTAagtgttagttaaaaaaaaaaacaaaacactagctCCAGGGAAAGGACATTGTATTACCAACAGCTGAATTGTTCCCGTTCTGGGACCTGGAAATGCTTCCTGGCACTGGCAGCACTATCCAGGTAGCAAAGACTTTCCCTTTCAGACCAAGTTACATTCCCTGCTCTCTGCTTTtgatcttttccttctttgtccttCATCTTTGCCTATCAGCCTCTTAGACGTAGTCCTTCCCTTCTTTTGCCTCACTTGTTCAGCCTGTTGACTAGCATCATTTTCAGGAGCTGGACTTCCCAGGACCTCCTTGACATCTTGTAGGGTGATTGAAATGGCCTGAGTTCTCCCCTCTGTAGAGGTCAGGTGACTCACTTTCTTTGGTTAATGAAATATTAATGTCTCCAGTTTGGTAGCTATCATGAACGGAAATGTGGCAAAATGGAAGAccagttcctttgttcttttcatttggggggattcatttcttttctcttgcagtCAGAAGGTTTTCTCTCTCATCAACTTTGCAGTAGCCTTTAGGCCACTAGCAATATTTTTCAGTATTACCTAAAAATCTAGAAATTAGGAATGGATA from Zalophus californianus isolate mZalCal1 chromosome 11, mZalCal1.pri.v2, whole genome shotgun sequence harbors:
- the RNF214 gene encoding RING finger protein 214 isoform X1 — its product is MMAAASEVAGVVSNAPNPPESSPSLCASKSDEGLPDGLSPKDPAQKHKNSPLSSVSSQTITKENNRNVHLEHPEQNPGSSAGDTSAAHQAVLGENLLATALCLSGGGSQSDLKDVANTAGEEGDTCLRESLHPVTRSLKAGCHTKQLASGNCSEEKSPPASILKEGSRATGLDFRPVVPPANGVEGVRVDQDDDQDSSSLKLSQNIAVQTDFKTADSEVNTDQDIEKNLDKMMTERTLLKERYQEVLDKQRQVENQLQVQLKQLQQRREEEMKNHQEILKAIQDVTIKREETKKKIEKEKKEFLQKEQDLKAEIEKLCEKGRREVWEMELDRLKNQDGEINRNIMEETERAWKAEILSLESRKELLVLKLEEAEKEAELHLTYLKSTPPTLETVRSKQEWETRLNGVRMMKKNVRDQFNSHIQLVRNGAKLSSLPQIPTPTLPPPPSETDFMLQVFQPNPSLPPRMPFSIGQVTVPMVMPSADPRSLSFPILNPALSQPSQPSPPLPGSHGRNSPGLGSLVGPHGPHMPPAASIPPPPGLGGVKASAETPRPQPVDKLEKILEKLLTRFPQCNKAQMTNILQQIKTARTTMAGLTMEELMQLVAARLAEHERVAASTQPLGRIRALFPAPLTQISTPMFLPSAQVSYPGRSSHAPATCKLCLMCQKLVQPSELHPMACTHVLHKECIKFWAQTNTNDTCPFCPTLK
- the RNF214 gene encoding RING finger protein 214 isoform X2: MMAAASEVAGVVSNAPNPPESSPSLCASKSDEGLPDGLSPKDPAQKHKNSPLSSTDFKTADSEVNTDQDIEKNLDKMMTERTLLKERYQEVLDKQRQVENQLQVQLKQLQQRREEEMKNHQEILKAIQDVTIKREETKKKIEKEKKEFLQKEQDLKAEIEKLCEKGRREVWEMELDRLKNQDGEINRNIMEETERAWKAEILSLESRKELLVLKLEEAEKEAELHLTYLKSTPPTLETVRSKQEWETRLNGVRMMKKNVRDQFNSHIQLVRNGAKLSSLPQIPTPTLPPPPSETDFMLQVFQPNPSLPPRMPFSIGQVTVPMVMPSADPRSLSFPILNPALSQPSQPSPPLPGSHGRNSPGLGSLVGPHGPHMPPAASIPPPPGLGGVKASAETPRPQPVDKLEKILEKLLTRFPQCNKAQMTNILQQIKTARTTMAGLTMEELMQLVAARLAEHERVAASTQPLGRIRALFPAPLTQISTPMFLPSAQVSYPGRSSHAPATCKLCLMCQKLVQPSELHPMACTHVLHKECIKFWAQTNTNDTCPFCPTLK